From a single Lolium rigidum isolate FL_2022 chromosome 7, APGP_CSIRO_Lrig_0.1, whole genome shotgun sequence genomic region:
- the LOC124669132 gene encoding ubiquinol oxidase 4, chloroplastic/chromoplastic-like yields MAGVASASASPIPAALSSSPAGRSPASFLPVPPRARRPVVLVSGRRRFRAEATQREKVRQEETVVEESFPVREAEGPPEAVALTDDDDWVVRLEQSFNIFLTDFIIAILDLLYRDRDYARFFVLETIARVPYFAFISVLHLYETFGWSRKADYIKVHFAESMNEFHHLLIMEELGGNSEWIDRFLARFSAVFYYFIAVGMYMLSPRMAYHFSECVERHAYSTYDKFLKVNGDQLIKLPAPEAAINYYMNEDLYLFDEFQTSRAPSSRRPKVDNLYDVFINIRDDEAEHCKTMAACQTPGSIRSPHSTESRIETDREDSVKNSLANED; encoded by the exons atggccggggtCGCCTCAGCCTCCGCGTCTCCTATCCCCGCCGCCCTCtcgtccagtcccgccggacgctctcccgcctccttcctccccgTCCCGCCACGCGCCCGCCGCcccgtcgtcctcgtctccgg GAGGAGGAGGTTCCGCGCGGAGGCGACGCAGCGGGAGAAGGTGAGGCAGGAGGAGACCGTGGTGGAGGAGTCCTTCCCCGTCAGGGAGGCGGAGGGCCCTCCGGAGGCGGTGGCTCTCACGGACGACGACGACTGGGTCGTCAGGCTCGAGCAGTCCTTCAACATCTTCCTCACG GATTTCATCATCGCGATACTTGATCTTCTGTACCGTGACCGCGACTACGCCAGGTTCTTCGTGCTCGAGACCATCGCCAGGGTGCCCTACTTCG CATTTATATCGGTGCTTCACTTGTACGAGACCTTCGGCTGGTCGAGGAAAGCGGATTATATCAAAGTGCACTTTGCTGAAAGCATGAATGAGTTCCATCATCTCTTGATCATGGAA GAGTTGGGTGGCAACTCTGAATGGATTGATCGCTTTCTTGCGCGGTTTAGTGCCGTTTTCTACTACTTCATAGCTGTTGGCATGTACATGCTGAGCCCAAGAATGGCAT ACCACTTTTCTGAGTGTGTTGAGAGGCATGCATACTCAACTTATGACAAGTTCCTTAAGGTCAATGGAG ATCAGTTGATAAAACTACCAGCTCCAGAGGCAGCTATAAACTATTACATGAATGAGGATCTTTACCTATTTG ATGAGTTTCAAACATCAAGAGCCCCAAGTTCTAGGAGGCCTAAAGTTG ataacttgtatgatgtaTTCATCAATATACGTGACGACGAGGCAGAGCATTGTAAGACGATGGCGGCCTGTCAAACACCTGGAAGTATCCGCTCTCCTCATTCCACGGAGAGCCGCATAGAAACTGATCGTGAAGATTCTGTAAAAAATTCTCTTGCAAATGAAGATTGA